Below is a genomic region from Prunus persica cultivar Lovell chromosome G3, Prunus_persica_NCBIv2, whole genome shotgun sequence.
TCAATGCCTTTTGGGATGGAATTGAGCCGCTCATAGAAGAATCTGAGACCCaatcttcaaatgattttgcttATGGGCAACATCAACCGATCTCGTATCCATATGGGTGGCATGTTAAGGATTACTTGTAAAACTATTTTGGGAATATATCATTTAACGACTACTCTTCATAGTACACGTACTCtgcacatagagatgatgaagacaatgaaaattttgaatctcataggaactctatgtggtacgaAGTCACCCATGTATCTTACGATgtaatgtataaagtgtaaaatattgtagtaaatcattataaataaattattatatggtgtgtttaatcttctttcattagtCACTACACATTTTTTACACTCACAATGTTTGTCAACttgctatataatcaacttagaTCAGTCaaacccatcatgcaatgcatttctttctaattttttgtgacaaaacaatagataattgactaaataaacatcctctaaagtttcaatcaaaatttccaagttttttcTTACAATTCCCATGGTTTTTGTTCAACTTTTACCGATATCGATATTTTCCAGATGTTTCCATGTTTTTGGACCACCGATATTTCTAAAACCCctgaaaatttttttttcacacaaaattttgagttttttttttttgggatgcATGTGATTAGTTTTTCTTGGACTTTGTGGttattaattactttgattaatGGTGTTGAGTTGACATAAGCGACTGACCAAGTTGAATCTACCACTAATATTCCGCCACATGGATCTGACTCTACACGTGGCCATGCCAACCGAGACAGACCCTGGTGGACCGACCACTCAATCTGGACAGGCACCAAACCATACACCTTGGGTGGACATTTGGCATACACGCCTATGCCAACGACCACCCATCTCATGATGTTACCGGTATAGCCAGGGATCGGCCCACATGCTCGGAATGAACTAAGGTTGAATCATTATGAACTCGAGACGACTCACACTTGACCACCATGAGGGACACCTCGACTCGAAGACTTAGTCACGAAGGGTTGAGTGTGTCCACATGTCAAACCACCATTGGGCCACTTCAAGGATGAGACTCTCCTTTAATGGAAGAAGTATCACCTCCTTGATGTGTCACTCCAGTCGCCTCCCCGTCACGTGTCAGCTACTCAATGGACCTCACCCATGACAAGACATAGATCAGAGCATCTTAGAGCATCGTTGACTCAGGAAGTTGCGCAAGCAACTCATGATTTCCACATGTCGACACGACACATGATTGGACCTCAACTCGGACACGACTACTGCGAGACCTCCACTTGTTCAGCCTAGTAGGCTGCTCCTCCCCGAGCCACTAAGAACACCTCTGCCGCTCCAGAAAAACTTATATGAAACAGGGATAACATTGTTTTTTTATCCCAGGCCAATCACATTATGCCAAGTGAAAAAGTTGTCACGTGTGGCATAACGTGATTGGACAAGGATAGCAAAACAATGCTATCCCCGTTGCACACAAGTGTTTCTCCTGCCGCTCCCCAATAAGATCTTATGTAATGAAAAAAGGACATGATTTCTCCTATTTCACTTGGATTTTCTACCTTGTTTCAAGTCCTCATAGCTTTTAAAAGCTCTTGTGTTATACCTAGAACATCAATGGAAGTTTTTGTTCAAACTCCATCCAATTCTTGCACTTGCACTGTCTTAACATTATCTTGGTCTTTGATCACCGGTACCTTACAACAAATGTGTTAAGTTTTCACATGTAAGatgtataaaaaaagattTGTAGTTGAGTGACAGTAATtgttacaaaagaaaaagctctATTTGTTGATAAAACTGTATGAAACTTCTAAGAAATGTATGCTCCAACCATTTTTAACATTCTGTGATAATGTACCACCATCTTCCATTACTACTTAATAGGAAATTTTAATGCTAAAGAGCAGTTTTGCTGCTTCTGTTCGAGGTGATTTTGCTCTTGTGACTCGGCTAAAAACAATTTTGACTGCCTTTGCTAACCCCCATTAGAGGGCTGCATCAATAAACCTAAACCAAGAAAGAGCAAATGAGACGTTGCCACGTATTAGCCAGGAAGAGATGGGGACTGGGACAAGTGGCCGACATGTAGATGATGAAGAAACAGAAGCTGATATGAAGAGCTCATATTTTTTGCTCTCTGTGTAATCTCCCATATTCATTAACAGAGTAAGACTTTTTACATGCATTATTATCAGTGATGTATAGCATTCATCACTTATCACATTCCTAAGGTGTGATTTTGACACTTACTCATGAAACACAACATGGTTTTGATGGTTTTGGAGAAAATGATGTGATTGGCTATCAGTGGATATGTCTTTAAGATTGTTTGTTTGCTTTGCCTACTCTTGAGATAACTTGATTGGATGAGTCAATGTTGcatctgtcaaaacaaattccaaactTTTGAATTCAAACATATCGCAATTCAATTTAATTCTCGTTTTTAACGAGTAAGATAATATTGTCATGTCATTTGTCTTATCattctatttaaaattttatttttaacaagtAAGATAATATTGTCATATCATCTGTCATATTATTCGGCGTTTTGAAGCGTGTGAGTGCCTTTAGTATTATTGTAGCTCAATTCCCTTTCGTTGGGGTTTGCTTGCTCTTCTCTTGTACAAGGTTTGCTTGCTTTGTCCCATGGAAATGGACCCAAATCTTTTCATAGATTTCTTTGTCAAGTGTTGTGTAGAGATGAGTGTTTGAATGTAGTTTGGAGAAAATGTAATGAACTTTTCTATGGTACTATATATCAACCTAACCCACATggaattattaaattattcaaaCATGAAACTCTGAATCTTCACCCCACTTCAAAAAGTCTAACGTAAATCATAACCTATTTTTCCTATCCATGATCTAGTGGAGTAATGGACCcactaacttttttttttttttttttttgtctttttgtttttttgcatTGAAAGTAATTGAACCATTAACTTATTATCATAATACACCCTAATTTTAAATCCATTCCTATTCTTAACTCTTCCTTCCAAGTGTAAAGGACTATTATGATGGAAAACTTTCGGAAATTTCCTCTTTTACATTCGTGaaacagaaaagttaaaaatcaAACTCTAATCGTGAATGTGAAGATCTACGCTCTATCATCAGAGTCATATTTTGTCTCCTAAAAAGAAGCCAGcaccatcatcaccatcaccatcaccgcAAACATTCTTTGACCTATGCAAATGGAGGTGGCACTCGAGCGGAAAATGTGGCATGATTGTTCATGTACGCATCTCTGTAACTTCTGGGGGACGACAGCTAAAATAGtttatagaaaaattcaaaaacaaacatttcaCTTATAAGTGTACATTTATTTAACCAAGTAACTCTGAAATTTAACTAGAGATGGCGACGGttagagaaaacaaataatagaCAAGTGATTTGTGATTAGTGATTAAAAGAGAACATTGATGAGGAAACATATTGGGAACAATGGCATCAACCTTCTTCCTCTTACTAATTGAGTTCTAACCATAATCATGGAATGTCTTTGTAAAGTGAAGGAAAACATATCTAACAAGGTTTCTCATTCTGTGTTGTGCTGGCTTCCTTCACAAAATTTCATACAACTATGCTTCCATCTCTTTCGACTGGGCACGCCCCGCCACGGACTGTGATATTATTcaagacaaaaaaaacacaaactatttctggaaaagaaaattatgtaTTAATATATCCAATCACTTACATATTACGCCAGTGCCATGCTGTAACCCCGCTGAAAATTCGAAACTAAAATTGACACTCAAACCCAATAAAGGAACATGCAAGAGCCTGGAATGCCTGCATccattgaaattgttttttcGTACTCCTATGAAACAAATCACTTACAGTAATACTGGTTTGCTCGaggaaattaaaagaaaaaatcatagCTGTTTCTCTTTCTCACTTACACATGAACTCCCAACACAAATGCCTGTTCCTCTCCTATCCTCACTTCGTCAACCAGtagataaatattaaaaatgtgCATACGGAAGCGACAAGAGAAAGAATGATGGTATCCATGGACTTTTTACGCTTTATAGCAGCAAGGATGTGATTTACCTGCGACATCAAGTCATGGAACATCAATAAATAGAACTACAGCGATAGTAAGATGACAGATTTACACATTCAAAGAGTTAAATTAGAGTCCTCTTTTTTGGGTATTAACCtttaaataaacatttttatATACCAGAGTTTGGTACAAGGCACTTTCTTAGCCTTCATGCATACACTAACAGGATTCATTAAATTTAGCTTTGGTTTCAAATCATTCAGTAAACTTTGTAGTGGTGACTTACTTTTCTGCAATTAAGCCATTGCAAGCATCTTATAACTCTTATTCATGGTTCAAatataaaactaaaacaattgaTTTCCTTTGATAACTGACCCTGTGTGACACTGACACTGACACCGGAATACCACAAAACAATTACTAGTTTCGTACCGATGGAAGGCGGCTGCCAATGTTGCTGAGCTTTGAATTAATACCACCAAAAGTTGAACGTTGAAGAACAAGCGTACCGAGTGTTGCTTGAGCTTGAGAGATTACAGTATCCATCTGCAGCAGAATAGACTTGGGAACTCAATATAAAGCACAATTTTAGTGCTAATCAAGCAGCACATCTGATATTTCCATTTGCCACTCCTCAGGAAAGggatgtaaataaataaaaaagcctGACCATGGAATCTGACTATCATCATCTAAGAGAAGTGCCTCCATGAACAGTACATTTTGCTTTCACTTCCTAGgctcaaatatttattaacGCAAACCAGAATTGCAGTAGAAaagtttcctttcttttccgtTAAAGCCTAATGAAATatacctttttttgtttaaaaaaaaaaactgcttTTTATTAAGCGTACCTGTCCTGTATTTCGACTAACAGCAGCATGCTCTTTAAGGAGAGCATTTTCTGCAGAGCCAACACCATCTTCCAAATCTACTCTTGTTCGATCAAACTCCCTAAAATCCTCAAGGAGTGAAGCATGCTCTTGCTTAGCTCTAAAGCTGGAGCGGAGACGATAGAACTCCTGCACTTCAATCATGTCTAACAAAAAGTTAGAGTCTGCTAGGCTTAATCTAAGGAATATGGTTTTATAGCAAAAGAGTGCACAAATGATTCAAGTACTatacaaaattttgaattgaagGTGTTTGTTGCTTTTCCAGCATATAGCATCAGGCTAATCATAAGGTATCTAGTTGAAAACATAATTGTAACATTAAATCTGTAACTTAAAGTAGAGCTCAGAATGAGGCTTTGTTCAGAAAAATTGACCATCCATATTTAAACTTTCAAGCTCTCAAATTCACATTGAACTCAGAACAAAAAGATGAAAGTTTCTCATCtattttcctttaatttcatatttctaaAACAGAAGGGAAATggcaaaaggaaataatatGGCCACACCAAATCAGGGCCTAGAGGTTCTTCATCCAAAAAAAGCCGCACGGAAGGCAGCCATAAAgctaaaatattaacaacttgcagttaaaagaaaaatgaagaagaaggatttAGATAATGATCTGTAACACAGATCCCTTCTTAAAAACATAGGGTCTTGACTTCAAATAGAACTATGAGGAGGCATGAGAGCTCATAACTGCATCCATCCATGCCTGTTTGCCTATGAAGCAACATAAAACACCTTTGAGACACCTTAACACGATAAGGgtcacaaaattaaatactgcCATCTAATGTTCACCTATCAGCATAATTAAGTGGCCAGATTGGCAGAATACCTGAGTGAGATCTTGAAAAATTTCTTGATGTCTAGTCAAGGTATGTGAAACCATTTCTGATCCTCCTGATGATACCCATGCTTGCATTTGCGAATTTACTTGTTGCAGTTGCTTTAATAGTCTATCTATCCCAGATTCAAGATCATTCTCTGCAGTGTCAAATTTTGCAGTACCCTTTGCAGAGACAAACTTACGATAAGAATGCATCAGCTCATCCAACTGAGCTTCAATTTTCCTTGCCTGAAATTACATATAgataaaaattcatattaagaaaacaaaattgccAGCTATCCAGAGTTAGTATGAAGGGAAATGTGCATGAAATAGGCAGCAAATTAAAACAATTAGCATAGCAAATGCACGATCATGCACTTTACAGTAAAAATGAAATCTTTCCTGCAATTTAGGTTGAGCCCATGCGATTATGTTCTATGAGGTGTAAACAATTACCATTGAACAAATAACTAATGCCACTCCgtacaagagaaaaaaaaaaaaaaaaaaaaaaaacaaacaacaacaacaacaactaaaACTCTTGGACTTGGACTAGTCATTTTTTTGAGGAAAGGGTCCAATACCATTGCAGTATGGCTATACAGCTGTTAATATGACCAAGCAAGTCATGCTGCCTTGTAAGAAAGATTTGGAACAATAGAATCTGGCACTAGTAGAGTCTTTTAATTGAATCTTAGGAAGGACATGCAGATTGATTCACACATTACCTAATAATGTCTTAAGGTTAAAACCCACAACGAAATTAGAAAATCTTATAGTTTAGCATCATAAAGAACCTATGCCTCAAGTCCTTTTTGCACCACATTTCAAGTAGAGGGTGGTAAAACTCCTTTTTGCACTACATTTCACTTGAAATAGAAGTCTTTAAGAGTCAAAATTGTTATAACGAAGGCTATGTTGAAACTTTTCACTACGATTTCTTTTAGTTTCATTATTGTCCACCAAATAGAACTAGTAACTGCGGGGAATTGAGCGTGACTCAACTACAACTCTTTAACCTTCCATATTCTTTTCCATACGATCAATTTTCTCTTACTAGCAATTATCATTCGAATCAAAGCTAAAATTTACCCTACATTTGTAGAATAGAAAGAATTTCTCAATTTAATGCATCAAACTACAAACCGCATGACACAAATCCAGTAACTGACCATAAGAAAACTCAGAGAAAAACGCAAGCTGATCTCATGCACCAACTGCCGACAActtgaacaaaaacaaaaacaaaacaaaaaaccagtAACTCAAACAGCACCGGCTGCAGAATTCAACTGATATCAAATTCTGCCAGGCAATTTCTCGAAAACCAAACAGAATTCAGGATTACGTGGTTTACAAAATAATCAAGTTTCCAGAGAAGTCCAGATTTTCATCTCAATTCCCGCACTTTCTCATCAATCAAACAGAATTCAGAAGAAATCCTACAGAAATCGTCAATTTTGTTCGCTAATTTTTCAACGACGAAGAGAAAAACAGTACCTGTTTGCGAAGCGCGTCCCATGAGCTTGGCACTTCCATTTTCCACCAACACGAAAACAGAGGTCGATCttccaaaattgaaaatcgCTTCTTGTTTATGCCTCTGTAATCGCAGTCAGTTTGTGCCTTCTCGaaccttctccttcttcttcgtcgtcttctTCGTTTTGTTTCAGAGATGGAATATTGAGAAGGTAGGGAATTGGGGTTTGTTTGGAGACGCAGACAGGCGGTCTGCTCTCAACGGCAGTTTGGCGTGCTTATTAAGACTAGGCGTTGGGAATAAACGAGATTCATAATATTATCCGATCCAAATGTGCTTCTCCCTGTTGTACCTTTCATACTAAATTGTCCTTCCCAATGGTGAGTCCCCGTAGCATAAGACCAAATGGTATGCGTGTCCCAATCCAAGATCAGaattacaaggaaaaaaaatagtaataataaaaCCTAAGGACACAAGACAGTTTGGGTCATTTTCAATATCGGACTCTGGAgtttcaattttatcaatttacactccaatatttttaaatctatCCAATTTAATCATTCCGTTAAGTAAATTGTAAGGTCAAATGTTAACTGCTGACGTGGCCACTGTGAGACCCACCTCTTAAAACATCTCAAGGGTATTTTCAAGttggaaataggaaaaaaaattcctttagCAATTTGCCTTTAACCCCACAATCATCCTTTCTCTTCCCTTCCCATCCACCCCAACCCAGCCCCACAACACCAATGCTCCCACCCTCACAAGCCACCACCCATCCCTAGCTGCAACCCACACCTGTACCCGCTACCTAACCTCGAAGATCACATACCCGAcccacttctctctctctctctctctctctctctctctctctctctctctctctctctctcttgtagTGGCTCACAGAGTAGGACATTGGATCTGGTCGTAGTGGCGTGCGAAAGTCTGGGTGGTTTTTCTGCAGAGATATGGCGAGTTGGGCTCGgagtagtggtggtggtgttgtgGAGAAGATCTGGGTTGGATTATGGGTAGGGCTGGCAATGGGTCGTGTCATGTCATGATTATATACGTGTTAAGAATGCTAAACTCAAACCcaacccgtttaataaacgtgtcatTTTCGAGTTGACCGGTTTATTTCCCTTGCGGGTTTTGGGTTGACCCATTAAGTGGTagcaaataataaataaataaatcaatctaAAATTTGATAAATTAATCAAGTAattgcattttttattttttatataaaataattattgcattttgcctctctatatataaagaTTGAGaatgagaaataaaataaaaaaagcaaaaaaattttaaaaaaaataaagaaaatgaagtaaaaacaaagaaatgggTTGGTGGGTTACATAGCTATTTTAGAAGATTGGCGGGTTATATAGGTATTTTAGCGGGTTAGCGGGttgacccgtttaataaacgggttaAACAGGTGTCAGGTTGGCAGGTTACATAGATATTTTATCAGGTTGGCAGGTTATATAGGTATTTTAGCAAGTTGGCGGGTTGACCTATTTTATAAACGGGTTAAATAGATGTTTTAGCAGGTTGGCGAGTTGACCCGAAACTCACCCGTTTATAAAAAGATCACTAGCGTTTTGACCCGAAAatgacccttttttttattgtgcgGGTTCGTGTTGTGTTTTTTCCGTGCAGATTTCGAGTCGTGTAACGGCTCATATCGAAAATTGACACTCCTAGTTACGAGTACATATGTGGGTTGTTGGTACAGGTGTGGGTTGCTGGTAAGGATGGGTGGTGGCTTGGGGCTGGGGTAGGTGTGGGTGCGGCGGCTGGGGAGAGTGGGGCTAagttaaggtttttttttccccctttatattttatgttattttatcatgttgtttaattgatttgtaattttttttaagtatttAAGGGTACGTTGGTGTGGGTTTataaaggaattttttttccctatttTCACCCCAAATACCCTTGAGATGTTGTAAAGGGACCGATCAGTTAGTTGAGTGGTGGTCCCACAGTGGCCACATCAGCCATTAACAGTTGACCTCACAATCAACTTAACGGAATGATTAAATTGGACAGGTTTGAAAACATTGCGGTTAAAtagataaaattaaaatttcaaggCCCATATTAAGAATGACCCTAAACCTTAAGGGGGTTTTTTGTCGttagcccaaaaaaaaactctataacaaaataaaataaaaacatgcaaTATATGTTGCTAATGTTTTGTTGTGAATCaatgctagaaaaaaaaaacataacagCAAGAATAGTTTGACTAATAAGAGAGTTTCTAGGAACCTTCATATAACTTGTGGGAACATGATTTTTGGCAACCAATCAAACAcgcaacataacataaaaGAGACTATATAAATAGATGGCTACACACCACACAAGAGGTAATTCTAAAATCCTACTTCAATTCCAAAACCCTAgacaaactctctctctctctctctctctctctctctctctctcacgccactttctccctctcccttTCTCACGGCTCCAACCGCCCCTCTATCTCTCTTCCCGAAGAGAAAACTCTatcctttttattatttatgcatCT
It encodes:
- the LOC18783350 gene encoding Golgi SNAP receptor complex member 1-1, translated to MEVPSSWDALRKQARKIEAQLDELMHSYRKFVSAKGTAKFDTAENDLESGIDRLLKQLQQVNSQMQAWVSSGGSEMVSHTLTRHQEIFQDLTQEFYRLRSSFRAKQEHASLLEDFREFDRTRVDLEDGVGSAENALLKEHAAVSRNTGQMDTVISQAQATLGTLVLQRSTFGGINSKLSNIGSRLPSVNHILAAIKRKKSMDTIILSLVASVCTFLIFIYWLTK